Proteins from a single region of Belliella baltica DSM 15883:
- a CDS encoding VOC family protein, whose amino-acid sequence MNQFKPFHLAFPIRDIEETRKFYGDLLGCEIGRSTEKWIDFNFFGHQLSAHVKPDELAAAHKNEVDGKNVPVRHFGAILPWEEWHSLADKLHAHGIEFVIEPYIRFKGEVGEQATMFFLDPSGNALEFKSFQDPSQIFAK is encoded by the coding sequence ATGAATCAGTTTAAGCCTTTTCATCTTGCTTTCCCAATTAGAGATATTGAAGAAACAAGAAAATTTTATGGAGATCTGCTGGGTTGTGAAATTGGACGAAGTACAGAAAAGTGGATTGATTTTAATTTTTTTGGTCATCAGCTTTCTGCTCATGTCAAACCAGATGAACTTGCCGCTGCTCACAAGAATGAAGTAGATGGCAAAAATGTCCCAGTGAGGCATTTTGGTGCGATTTTACCCTGGGAAGAATGGCATTCGTTAGCAGATAAGCTTCATGCTCATGGAATTGAATTTGTAATTGAACCTTATATCCGTTTCAAAGGAGAGGTGGGCGAGCAAGCTACGATGTTCTTTTTAGATCCATCAGGAAATGCTTTGGAATTCAAATCTTTTCAAGATCCTAGTCAGATTTTCGCAAAGTAA
- a CDS encoding DUF4252 domain-containing protein — translation MKRSILILFLFLIVSGVQAQDDAIVKFFSKYMDDDRFSRVYISPKMMQMAGGFLKSNEVKSDQEAADLGELITKVRGIRILTAEKINGKPLYTEAMSTLTKNKYEELMDIQDKSSSVKFMVREEGGRVRELLMITGSTENFTLLSMLGNFTYQDLNILADKTNIPGMDKYKRGK, via the coding sequence ATGAAAAGAAGTATATTAATCCTGTTTTTATTCCTGATCGTCTCAGGAGTTCAGGCACAAGATGATGCGATTGTCAAGTTTTTCTCCAAATACATGGACGATGATCGCTTTTCAAGAGTCTATATCAGTCCAAAAATGATGCAAATGGCTGGCGGATTTCTTAAATCCAATGAAGTCAAATCTGATCAAGAAGCAGCTGATTTGGGAGAATTGATTACCAAAGTCAGAGGTATAAGAATACTCACTGCCGAAAAAATCAATGGGAAACCACTCTATACTGAAGCCATGTCCACATTGACCAAAAACAAATATGAAGAACTCATGGACATTCAAGACAAATCTTCCAGTGTCAAATTTATGGTAAGAGAAGAAGGCGGTAGAGTTCGTGAATTATTGATGATTACTGGATCGACTGAAAATTTCACCTTGCTTAGCATGCTTGGAAATTTCACATATCAAGACCTCAATATCTTGGCTGATAAAACCAATATTCCGGGGATGGATAAGTATAAGAGAGGGAAATGA
- a CDS encoding patatin-like phospholipase family protein, producing the protein MSKKTVSLVLSSGGARGMAHIGVIEALEEAGFEIVSIAGSSAGALVGGIYAAGQLPAFKDWICNLDRIDVFSLMDFTLSSKGFIKGDKVFNEIKKIIKDCDIESLAIPFTCTAVEIPQGKEKIFDKGSLFEAIRASVSIPTVLTPARLHGKEYIDGGIINPIPLNLLPKTNRGELMIAVDLNGPKETLVKLQPKKNSPEEREGIIKIPKWVSEYHTKVSKYFNSELKEEKYKGMSSLELLNFSFDLLQDKLSSVVLDKYRVDVLIEISRIQAGTLEFHRASELIEIGKSKTIKALNNLENGSK; encoded by the coding sequence ATGAGTAAAAAAACAGTATCGTTGGTTCTTTCTAGTGGTGGTGCTAGAGGAATGGCACATATTGGTGTTATTGAAGCTTTAGAAGAAGCTGGGTTTGAGATTGTCTCGATCGCTGGCTCCTCTGCGGGTGCTTTAGTTGGGGGTATTTATGCAGCAGGTCAGCTTCCTGCATTCAAAGATTGGATATGCAACTTGGATAGGATAGATGTTTTTTCCTTAATGGATTTTACATTATCAAGTAAAGGCTTTATCAAAGGTGATAAAGTGTTTAATGAAATAAAAAAAATCATTAAAGATTGTGACATTGAATCTTTAGCCATCCCATTTACATGTACTGCAGTAGAAATTCCCCAAGGTAAAGAAAAGATTTTTGATAAAGGTTCTCTTTTTGAAGCTATCAGAGCATCTGTCTCGATTCCAACTGTTTTGACTCCTGCTAGACTTCATGGCAAGGAATATATTGATGGAGGGATCATCAACCCTATTCCATTAAATCTTTTACCAAAAACAAATAGAGGTGAATTGATGATTGCAGTAGATTTGAATGGCCCAAAGGAAACACTAGTAAAATTACAACCTAAAAAGAATTCTCCTGAAGAACGCGAAGGCATTATCAAAATCCCCAAATGGGTTTCTGAGTATCATACCAAAGTTTCTAAATACTTCAATTCTGAATTGAAAGAAGAAAAATACAAAGGCATGAGTTCTTTAGAATTACTGAATTTCTCCTTTGATTTACTTCAGGATAAACTTTCTTCTGTTGTCCTTGATAAGTATAGAGTCGATGTACTTATCGAAATTTCCAGAATCCAAGCAGGCACATTGGAGTTTCATCGAGCAAGTGAATTGATCGAAATCGGTAAAAGCAAAACGATAAAAGCCCTAAATAACCTTGAAAATGGAAGTAAATAA
- a CDS encoding OmpA family protein — protein sequence MKRSLFFIILFGLLGTACTSLYKKGQKQFSSGEYQYAISTFSKVLEKDPENKEANFYVAESYRLSNRIEKSSSYYEKLVEEDGTFENYYRLGQSYKSQGRAEEALEAFKEAQGLTLDDAYSNELKREIANLEKSDEIEDYWPYLELENYTLLNTAGPDYAPIVNEGYMYFTSSRQASGIYPGTGTAYTKLFRTRAEGIKVDVQNIQALPEFRNEEGLNQGAIAISPDGNTIIYARGNSTSKKDLPDVHLFASYFRGGGFTQPIWMPLNEDEFWWNSTPAFSPDGSVLYFASNRPGGYGGTDLYKATKLANGDFGNPVNLGPEINTPGNEMFPRLVADGKFFFASDGHAGFGKLDMFVAEPSEQGTVVKNLGPKINSVADDFGIYFTNYPQEGFITSNREGGAGDDDIYYFEDKTPKPKLVNIFLNVTTKEKQENGSEVILPQTRIALYDSANKMTGGDFTNQSGRVRLTLAPNADFSMIASKSGYFTKSITYTTKGKTPSQEELIQEITNITLDTTIILDALILEKSIVLDNIYYDLDKAEIRPDAALELDKLVTILKDNPTISIELSSHTDARATDAYNDALSQRRAESAVAYIVSKGIAPERLVAKGYGKRQLIIENAQTEDEHQVNRRTEFKVIDIK from the coding sequence ATGAAGCGAAGTCTCTTTTTTATTATTCTTTTTGGTTTGTTAGGCACAGCCTGTACCAGTTTGTACAAGAAAGGCCAAAAGCAGTTCTCCTCTGGAGAATATCAATATGCAATCAGTACCTTTTCAAAGGTTTTGGAAAAAGATCCTGAAAATAAGGAGGCTAATTTTTACGTTGCTGAGAGCTACAGACTTTCCAATAGAATAGAAAAATCTTCCTCGTATTATGAAAAATTGGTAGAAGAGGATGGTACTTTTGAAAATTATTATAGACTAGGACAAAGTTATAAAAGTCAAGGAAGAGCAGAAGAAGCGCTAGAGGCATTCAAAGAAGCTCAAGGTTTGACTTTAGATGATGCGTATTCGAATGAGTTAAAAAGAGAAATCGCAAATCTTGAAAAATCAGATGAAATAGAAGATTACTGGCCTTACTTGGAGTTAGAGAATTATACTTTGCTGAATACTGCAGGACCTGATTATGCTCCCATTGTCAATGAGGGTTACATGTATTTCACGAGTTCAAGACAAGCATCAGGGATCTATCCAGGCACAGGCACGGCGTACACCAAACTTTTTAGAACTAGAGCTGAAGGAATCAAGGTTGATGTACAGAATATTCAAGCGCTTCCTGAGTTTCGTAATGAAGAAGGGTTGAACCAAGGAGCTATTGCAATTAGCCCTGATGGAAATACCATTATTTATGCAAGAGGAAATTCAACTTCCAAGAAAGATTTACCAGACGTACATTTATTTGCATCTTACTTTAGGGGTGGAGGATTCACGCAGCCGATTTGGATGCCTTTGAATGAAGATGAATTTTGGTGGAATAGTACTCCAGCTTTCAGCCCTGATGGATCGGTTCTTTATTTTGCTTCCAATAGACCAGGAGGATATGGAGGAACAGACCTTTACAAAGCCACAAAACTAGCTAATGGAGACTTTGGAAATCCTGTCAATTTAGGACCTGAAATCAATACTCCTGGAAACGAAATGTTTCCACGTTTGGTAGCTGATGGGAAATTTTTCTTTGCTTCAGATGGACATGCTGGGTTTGGGAAATTAGACATGTTTGTTGCAGAGCCTTCTGAACAAGGAACAGTCGTTAAAAATTTAGGGCCAAAGATCAACTCAGTAGCAGATGACTTTGGGATTTATTTCACAAATTATCCTCAAGAAGGTTTTATTACTTCCAATAGAGAAGGTGGGGCTGGAGATGATGATATTTATTACTTTGAAGATAAAACGCCAAAACCTAAGCTTGTCAATATATTTCTCAACGTAACTACAAAAGAAAAACAAGAAAATGGTTCAGAAGTGATTCTTCCACAAACAAGAATTGCACTTTATGATTCCGCAAATAAGATGACTGGCGGCGATTTTACAAATCAAAGCGGTAGAGTAAGATTAACTTTGGCTCCGAATGCGGATTTTTCAATGATCGCTTCCAAAAGTGGATATTTCACAAAAAGTATAACGTATACCACAAAAGGGAAAACCCCTAGCCAAGAAGAATTGATTCAAGAAATTACCAATATTACCTTAGACACTACGATAATTTTGGATGCTTTGATCTTAGAAAAATCTATCGTCTTGGATAATATTTATTATGACTTGGACAAGGCTGAGATCAGACCTGATGCAGCTCTTGAGTTGGATAAGCTTGTCACAATCTTAAAAGACAATCCGACGATATCCATTGAGTTGAGTTCACATACAGATGCACGAGCGACAGATGCCTACAATGATGCACTTTCACAAAGAAGAGCAGAGTCAGCAGTAGCTTACATTGTGTCCAAAGGTATAGCCCCAGAAAGATTAGTAGCAAAAGGTTATGGCAAGCGTCAGTTGATCATAGAAAATGCCCAAACAGAAGATGAACATCAAGTCAACAGAAGAACAGAATTTAAAGTGATTGATATTAAGTAG
- a CDS encoding (Fe-S)-binding protein — MSTYKVPTMAEMSASGDSPEILFWVGCAGSFDERYKAVTQAFVKILNKVGVSFAVLGPEEACTGDPARRAGNEFLFQMQAVANVQVMNGYNIKKVVTACPHCFNTIKNEYPALGGNYEVIHHSQFLQQLINEGKVALQGGGEFKGKKITFHDSCYLGRANDVYEAPRDVIKALDVELVEMKRCKTKGLCCGAGGAQMFKEPENGKKDINIERTEEALATGASAIAVGCPFCLTMMTDGVKNKEREHDVQVYDLAEMIAKDMGI, encoded by the coding sequence ATGTCAACATATAAAGTACCAACAATGGCCGAAATGTCGGCCTCAGGAGATAGCCCAGAAATTCTTTTTTGGGTAGGTTGTGCCGGTTCATTTGATGAAAGATACAAAGCCGTAACACAAGCATTTGTAAAAATTTTGAATAAAGTCGGGGTAAGCTTTGCAGTGCTTGGTCCTGAAGAAGCATGTACTGGTGACCCTGCAAGAAGAGCCGGGAATGAATTCCTGTTTCAGATGCAAGCCGTAGCGAATGTTCAGGTGATGAATGGTTACAATATCAAAAAAGTAGTTACAGCATGTCCACACTGCTTCAACACTATTAAAAATGAATACCCTGCATTGGGTGGGAATTATGAAGTTATTCACCATTCGCAATTTCTCCAGCAACTGATCAATGAAGGCAAAGTGGCTCTTCAAGGTGGAGGAGAATTCAAAGGAAAGAAAATCACATTCCATGATTCATGTTACCTCGGGCGCGCTAATGACGTTTACGAAGCGCCAAGAGACGTCATCAAAGCCTTGGATGTAGAGTTGGTGGAAATGAAGCGTTGCAAAACCAAAGGACTATGTTGTGGAGCAGGTGGGGCACAGATGTTCAAAGAACCAGAAAACGGGAAAAAAGATATCAACATCGAGCGAACAGAAGAAGCTCTAGCAACAGGTGCGTCAGCAATAGCGGTAGGATGCCCATTCTGCTTGACTATGATGACGGATGGAGTGAAAAATAAAGAAAGAGAACATGATGTTCAAGTCTATGATTTGGCAGAAATGATCGCTAAGGATATGGGAATTTGA
- a CDS encoding ATP-binding protein, whose amino-acid sequence MSFKRHVFSHLENWKLDKERKPLIIRGARQVGKTTLIKQFSELYPYSIFMNLEKESDRSFFNDFDDVQSIIETIFLTKNLKIEHLGDTLLFLDEIQESPKAIKLLRYFYEELPQLHVVAAGSLLEFAMKKVSSFPVGRVQFLYLHPMNFPEYLKAIGQDAALEQLNQFPVKAVAHKVLMGLFHRYAIIGGMPEVVKTDIEKNNLANLTSTYESIWGTYKNDIEKYTSNDTERKIIKHIMNAAPLELDQRIKFQGFGNSNYKSREIGECFRILDDARVIKLIYPTTDLKPPVQYDLKKSPRLQFLDSGLVNYALGIQGQLLKMEDLSPAFKGVLIPHLVTQELLSIQNITDHKPNFWVRGKRQSSAEVDLVYTFEDKLIPIEIKSGATGSLRSLHQFVDVAEHHYAIRIYGGKLLTEETTTPNGKPYRLLNLPYYLGTKIGDYAQQFIEGKI is encoded by the coding sequence ATGAGCTTCAAAAGACATGTTTTCAGTCATTTAGAGAATTGGAAGTTAGATAAGGAAAGAAAACCTCTAATCATTAGAGGGGCAAGACAAGTTGGTAAGACCACCTTAATCAAGCAATTTTCCGAGTTATATCCATATTCTATTTTTATGAATTTGGAAAAAGAATCTGACAGATCATTTTTTAATGACTTTGATGATGTCCAAAGTATCATTGAGACAATTTTTTTAACAAAAAACTTAAAAATTGAGCATTTAGGAGATACACTTCTTTTCTTAGATGAAATTCAAGAATCACCCAAAGCAATAAAGTTACTCAGGTATTTCTATGAAGAGTTGCCCCAGCTTCATGTAGTAGCAGCAGGGTCCTTATTGGAGTTCGCAATGAAGAAGGTTTCCAGTTTTCCCGTAGGAAGAGTCCAGTTCCTATACCTTCATCCAATGAACTTTCCCGAATATCTTAAGGCAATTGGCCAAGATGCTGCATTAGAGCAATTAAATCAGTTTCCTGTTAAGGCTGTAGCTCACAAAGTTTTGATGGGCCTCTTTCATAGATATGCAATTATTGGGGGAATGCCCGAAGTAGTCAAAACTGATATCGAGAAAAATAACCTAGCAAATCTCACATCAACTTACGAGAGTATATGGGGAACCTATAAAAATGATATCGAAAAATACACTTCTAATGATACTGAGAGGAAAATCATCAAACACATTATGAATGCAGCCCCTCTGGAATTAGATCAAAGAATCAAATTTCAAGGTTTTGGAAACTCAAATTATAAATCAAGAGAAATAGGTGAATGTTTCAGGATTCTGGATGATGCAAGAGTAATTAAGTTGATCTATCCAACCACTGATCTCAAGCCACCAGTTCAATATGACCTCAAAAAATCCCCTAGGCTTCAGTTTTTGGATTCTGGTTTGGTGAATTATGCATTAGGGATTCAAGGTCAACTTTTGAAAATGGAGGATTTGAGTCCTGCATTCAAGGGAGTATTGATTCCACATTTGGTGACGCAGGAGTTATTATCGATTCAAAATATAACAGATCATAAACCTAATTTCTGGGTAAGAGGGAAAAGGCAGTCAAGTGCAGAAGTTGATTTGGTTTACACATTTGAGGATAAGTTAATTCCAATAGAAATTAAATCTGGAGCAACAGGTTCCTTGAGGTCATTGCATCAATTTGTAGATGTAGCAGAACATCATTATGCCATTAGGATTTATGGCGGGAAACTATTGACCGAAGAGACTACTACTCCAAATGGAAAGCCCTATCGTCTATTGAATCTCCCATATTATTTGGGGACAAAAATTGGAGACTATGCTCAGCAGTTTATAGAAGGTAAGATTTAA
- a CDS encoding efflux RND transporter periplasmic adaptor subunit: MKKQTKTILGVVIILVVAIIFIYPRLGQYISKDDSPASSAGASGQNSEIPVNVVEIRPERLENNLNITGTVIPNETVNLRSEISGLVERISFKEGEFVKKGTPLLYLNDDELEAQYQRLDYTKKLYESQENRQKQLLAREAISQEEYDISLNQFNTNLADLRLVEAQLSKTVIRAPFDGVLGLRQISEGSVIGTSDVIASIVNIDPIKIEFSIPERYAGEVKIGSKIAFSNDGGGLDGVGTVYAYEPTIDAATRTLKLRAESPNRDRRFLPGMFIRIKYTLDVEENALLVPAQSVIPELSGYKVYVVDKENKAEERIVTIGTRTDKEVQILDGLEKGDLVLTTGILQVRVGSPLNPTKIN; the protein is encoded by the coding sequence ATGAAAAAACAAACAAAAACGATTCTTGGCGTAGTCATCATTTTGGTTGTCGCCATTATTTTTATCTATCCTAGACTTGGACAATACATCAGTAAAGACGACTCTCCTGCAAGTTCAGCAGGAGCTTCTGGTCAGAATAGCGAAATTCCTGTAAATGTTGTAGAAATTCGCCCTGAGCGTCTTGAGAACAATTTGAACATCACAGGGACTGTGATTCCTAATGAAACTGTAAATCTAAGATCAGAGATTTCTGGTTTAGTAGAAAGAATTTCTTTTAAAGAAGGAGAATTTGTAAAAAAAGGTACGCCCTTACTTTACCTCAATGATGATGAGCTTGAAGCACAATATCAAAGATTAGACTACACCAAAAAGCTTTATGAAAGTCAAGAAAACAGGCAAAAACAACTTTTGGCTAGGGAGGCGATTAGTCAAGAAGAATATGACATTTCATTAAATCAATTCAATACCAATTTGGCTGATTTGAGATTGGTCGAAGCTCAATTAAGCAAAACGGTTATCAGAGCACCTTTTGATGGAGTCTTAGGATTAAGACAAATATCAGAAGGGTCTGTAATAGGAACTTCAGATGTAATTGCAAGTATTGTTAATATAGATCCTATCAAAATTGAATTTTCTATTCCTGAGCGGTATGCAGGTGAAGTGAAAATCGGCTCCAAAATAGCGTTCTCAAATGATGGAGGAGGCCTAGATGGTGTAGGAACAGTTTACGCTTACGAACCTACAATTGATGCTGCAACAAGAACTTTAAAGTTAAGAGCGGAAAGCCCAAATAGAGATAGAAGATTCTTGCCAGGTATGTTTATTAGAATTAAATACACTTTGGACGTAGAAGAGAATGCATTGTTAGTTCCTGCTCAATCAGTTATTCCTGAACTGAGTGGATATAAAGTATATGTAGTAGATAAGGAAAATAAGGCTGAGGAAAGAATCGTAACTATCGGAACCAGAACAGATAAAGAAGTACAAATCTTGGATGGTTTGGAAAAGGGAGACTTGGTACTCACTACAGGTATTTTGCAAGTTAGAGTAGGTTCACCTTTGAACCCAACTAAAATAAATTAA
- a CDS encoding class I SAM-dependent methyltransferase: MEVNKLNQLLGNIDIYLLDQILKERFSKEMKILDAGCGEGRNCIYFLNQGFQIFGVDANPIAIQMARIYAQTIQPTYDIYRFQTATVQDMPFHKGAFDVVISSAVLHFATSESDFFKMMDEMMRVLKDDGIFFLRMTTGFGGVQESSPNLGDGVFALPDGSERFLLTKELLEKVELKYGLKNLENPKSVLVHGQRAMGVFVWEKSILED; the protein is encoded by the coding sequence ATGGAAGTAAATAAACTGAATCAACTTTTGGGTAATATTGATATTTATCTGCTTGATCAGATTCTCAAGGAAAGGTTTAGTAAGGAAATGAAAATCCTAGATGCCGGCTGTGGCGAAGGTAGAAATTGCATTTATTTTCTGAATCAGGGATTTCAAATATTTGGGGTAGATGCCAATCCTATCGCAATTCAAATGGCAAGAATCTATGCCCAAACGATTCAGCCCACTTATGATATTTATAGATTCCAAACGGCAACTGTTCAGGATATGCCTTTTCACAAAGGCGCTTTCGATGTAGTCATCAGTTCTGCTGTCTTACATTTTGCTACGAGTGAATCGGATTTCTTTAAAATGATGGACGAAATGATGCGTGTTTTGAAGGATGATGGGATATTTTTTCTACGAATGACAACAGGGTTTGGAGGGGTTCAAGAATCATCTCCAAATCTAGGTGATGGTGTATTTGCTCTTCCTGATGGGAGTGAACGCTTTCTTTTGACTAAAGAGTTGTTAGAAAAAGTTGAGCTGAAATATGGCTTAAAAAATCTTGAAAATCCCAAAAGTGTATTGGTTCATGGTCAAAGAGCAATGGGGGTATTTGTGTGGGAAAAATCAATTTTAGAAGATTAA
- a CDS encoding RNA polymerase sigma factor: protein MKTFFEAHIWPLKSKLYRMAYLWVKDRDIANDVLQQVFEKAWRQKNDLQKMDNPTGWMVRSLKNEALQHFRANKKLEPLGDQEFEVETPEYKENTSEKLKLVFNFLEKLPEKQREVFQLREVEGLTYEEIAEYLEVSLDQVKVNLHRARKSLREYLIQKK from the coding sequence ATGAAGACATTTTTTGAAGCACATATTTGGCCTTTGAAAAGCAAGCTGTATCGCATGGCTTATCTCTGGGTAAAGGATCGGGATATCGCCAATGATGTATTGCAGCAGGTATTCGAAAAAGCTTGGCGACAGAAAAATGATCTTCAAAAAATGGATAATCCAACAGGTTGGATGGTAAGGAGCTTGAAAAATGAGGCATTGCAACATTTTCGAGCAAATAAAAAGCTAGAACCACTCGGAGATCAAGAGTTTGAAGTAGAAACACCTGAATACAAAGAGAATACTTCGGAAAAATTGAAGCTTGTATTCAATTTTCTAGAGAAGCTACCCGAAAAACAAAGAGAGGTATTTCAACTACGGGAAGTAGAAGGATTGACTTATGAAGAAATCGCAGAATACCTGGAAGTCAGTTTGGATCAAGTCAAAGTGAATCTTCACCGAGCCAGAAAATCATTGAGAGAATACCTAATACAAAAGAAATGA
- a CDS encoding 4Fe-4S dicluster domain-containing protein: protein MSILPQIAFLLIFAVAGFFLYKRITYLRRNIFLGKKETRNDQPEARWKTMLLVALGQKKMFKRIIPAFLHLLIYVAFIVINLEVLEFIIDGLTGSHRIFEPFLGSFYGVAMNIFEFLAIAVLVSCVAFLIRRNVTKVERLTMPELKGWPALDANLILVIEIVLMFAILTMNATDQILATRGVEGYALLNGLFFSDMIQPLFVGMSDSSLVIIERFAWWFHIIGILAFAIYVTYSKHLHIFLAFPNTWYSNLKPKGEISNMPEVTNEVNMMLGIPVEGSQEPPAEISRFGAKDINDLSWVNVMNAYSCTECGRCTSECPANLTGKKLSPRKIMMDVRDRAEEVGKSIDAGGPGLEDGKSLLGDYITKEEINACTSCNACVEACPVNIDPLSIILQMRRYVAMEESGSPAQWNAMFQNMETSFSPWKFAPTDRFNWADSVKNEEAK, encoded by the coding sequence ATGAGCATTTTACCTCAGATAGCTTTTCTCTTGATTTTTGCCGTTGCAGGGTTCTTTTTGTATAAGAGAATCACTTACCTCAGAAGAAATATTTTCCTTGGCAAAAAAGAGACTAGAAATGATCAGCCCGAAGCACGTTGGAAAACTATGCTCTTGGTGGCTTTAGGTCAAAAGAAGATGTTTAAGAGAATCATTCCTGCATTTCTTCATTTGCTGATTTACGTAGCTTTTATCGTGATCAATTTGGAAGTGTTAGAATTTATCATCGATGGCCTTACAGGAAGTCACCGAATTTTTGAGCCATTTTTAGGTTCATTTTATGGAGTGGCCATGAATATTTTTGAGTTTTTGGCAATCGCTGTTTTGGTTTCTTGTGTGGCTTTTCTGATTCGAAGAAACGTAACCAAAGTTGAGAGGCTCACCATGCCAGAATTAAAAGGTTGGCCAGCTTTAGATGCAAATTTAATCTTAGTGATTGAGATCGTCCTGATGTTTGCCATTCTTACGATGAATGCTACTGATCAGATCTTAGCGACTAGAGGAGTTGAAGGTTATGCATTGTTGAATGGACTTTTCTTTAGCGATATGATTCAGCCATTGTTTGTAGGTATGAGTGATTCTTCTTTGGTCATTATTGAAAGATTTGCTTGGTGGTTCCACATCATTGGCATCTTGGCATTTGCCATTTACGTGACTTACTCTAAGCATCTTCACATTTTCTTAGCATTCCCTAATACTTGGTATTCAAATCTAAAGCCAAAAGGTGAAATCAGCAATATGCCTGAAGTAACGAATGAAGTAAATATGATGCTCGGAATTCCAGTAGAAGGAAGTCAAGAGCCTCCTGCAGAAATCAGCAGATTTGGAGCAAAAGACATCAATGACCTGAGTTGGGTCAACGTGATGAATGCCTACAGTTGTACTGAATGTGGCAGGTGTACTTCTGAATGTCCAGCGAATCTCACAGGTAAAAAACTATCTCCACGTAAAATCATGATGGATGTCCGAGATCGGGCAGAAGAAGTTGGTAAAAGTATCGATGCCGGCGGGCCAGGTTTGGAGGATGGTAAATCACTACTAGGAGATTACATTACCAAAGAAGAAATCAATGCTTGTACTTCTTGCAATGCTTGTGTTGAAGCATGTCCTGTAAATATTGACCCACTTTCTATCATTCTTCAAATGCGTAGATATGTGGCTATGGAGGAATCAGGCAGTCCAGCACAGTGGAATGCGATGTTCCAAAATATGGAAACAAGCTTTTCTCCATGGAAATTTGCTCCAACAGACAGATTCAACTGGGCAGATTCAGTGAAAAATGAAGAAGCAAAATAA
- a CDS encoding alpha/beta fold hydrolase — translation MTKKEILYYKTYEHPTSNEWVVFIHGAGGSSSIWFKQIREFKEDFNLLLIDLRGHGKSANSIKNLWNDKYTFPNVTKDIIEVLDHLNIPPAHIMGVSLGTILARQLAEMEPARVKSMIMAGAITQLNFTSRILVFLGNTFKSVLPYMWLYSLFAFIIMPRGHHAESRNLFIREAKRLCQKEFIRWFKLTKDINPLLRYFKEKDLSIPTLYIMGEEDVMFLESVKNIVKDHKQSFLKVIEACGHVVNVEQPEIFNKLSLDWLKNQNNSLQNSL, via the coding sequence ATGACGAAAAAAGAAATTCTATACTATAAAACCTACGAACACCCCACAAGTAATGAATGGGTTGTATTTATTCATGGGGCAGGAGGCTCTTCGTCTATATGGTTCAAGCAAATCCGAGAATTTAAAGAAGATTTTAATCTTTTGCTTATAGATCTTAGAGGTCATGGAAAATCTGCAAATTCTATCAAAAACTTGTGGAATGACAAATATACTTTCCCTAATGTCACAAAGGATATTATTGAGGTATTAGACCATCTAAATATTCCTCCAGCTCATATCATGGGGGTTTCATTAGGAACCATTTTAGCTCGGCAATTGGCGGAGATGGAACCCGCTCGTGTGAAATCTATGATTATGGCCGGAGCAATCACCCAGTTGAATTTTACTTCCAGGATTTTGGTTTTTCTTGGGAATACTTTCAAAAGTGTACTTCCATACATGTGGTTGTATAGTCTCTTTGCATTTATCATCATGCCGAGAGGTCACCATGCCGAATCGAGAAATTTGTTTATTCGTGAGGCTAAGCGATTGTGTCAAAAAGAATTTATTAGATGGTTCAAACTTACCAAAGACATCAATCCACTTCTGAGATATTTCAAAGAAAAGGATTTGTCTATTCCTACCCTGTATATCATGGGTGAAGAAGATGTGATGTTTTTAGAATCTGTAAAGAATATAGTGAAAGATCACAAACAATCTTTTTTGAAAGTAATAGAAGCATGTGGCCATGTGGTCAATGTAGAGCAGCCTGAAATATTTAATAAACTATCATTGGACTGGTTAAAAAACCAAAATAATTCTCTTCAAAATTCCCTGTAG